The following nucleotide sequence is from Nitratidesulfovibrio termitidis HI1.
TGTTTTCCAAGGTGAGCAGGCAAGGAAGCGACGAATTTGGCGGTGAGTTGATCTGCGCTATCGTCATTGTGGAAGATTTTTTTTGCCCCCCACACGACAAGGCAGACTCCCCCGGCCACGGCAAAGGCTGGAATGAAGAACGGCATTTGGGAACTCCCTAGTTTATAATTAAAACGCAGTATACTATACATGGTATAAATAGGATTATCAATAGGAAGGCGTAGTGCTTGATGGGGTAACTCTGGATCGGCGGGGCGGAGGTGGGGGCAGTTGCGTTCTTCCGGGAATGAACCGGACGGAAAATACGGGGAATAGGGCTGCACCATGCGGGCGAAATCGCTGGCGCCCGGACTGCCACCGTTGCAGCGCAGGGCATCCAGGGTGGATTGCAGGCGGTCCAGCAGGGCGCTGTCAACGTCGGGGTTGAACGCCATGTACAGGTCCAGCTTCTGGAGCACCATGGAGACGGTGTATTCCGCGCTGTCGATGTTACCCTGTTCCATCATGTACAGGGTGGAATGGATGTTGAAAGCCAGCACGTCCACTCTTCCGGCGACCAGCATGCGCACCGCATCGCCTGGGGTGGTTGCGGCGTGCAACATGGCGGAGGGCACCCCCTGCTCGATCAGCAGCTGTTCCCCTACGGTATTACGCACCGTGCCCACGCGCAGGCCCTGCAGATCGCGCCATTTCCGGGGAGACAGGCGGCTGTTCTTGCGTACCACGGTACCAACGGTAACCCGCATGACCGGCCCTACCCATTTGAACAGTTTTTCGC
It contains:
- a CDS encoding substrate-binding periplasmic protein; the protein is MLLARACARALRTCLTVLPHCAMLSLRAVLCVWAVLCVCIVCPPPADAFTLLTEDLPPFNFVQDNAARGPGVDIVMEVLRRNGLGASPGDIRVLPWPRAFQLALNTPDALLFCAARTPEREKLFKWVGPVMRVTVGTVVRKNSRLSPRKWRDLQGLRVGTVRNTVGEQLLIEQGVPSAMLHAATTPGDAVRMLVAGRVDVLAFNIHSTLYMMEQGNIDSAEYTVSMVLQKLDLYMAFNPDVDSALLDRLQSTLDALRCNGGSPGASDFARMVQPYSPYFPSGSFPEERNCPHLRPADPELPHQALRLPIDNPIYTMYSILRFNYKLGSSQMPFFIPAFAVAGGVCLVVWGAKKIFHNDDSADQLTAKFVASLPAHLGKHVKRVSIDKDKGISIDFNDNTPEDAKKEIRDNIKPPLE